atcactgttattcaacatagtactggaagatctagctagagcaatcagacaagagaaagaaataaaggtcatccaaattggagaagaagtcaaattattcttgtttgcagatgacatgatcttatatttgaaaaatctaaagattccaccaaaaactattagaacagataaacaaattcagtaaagttgccaGATACAGcctacaaaaatcactagcatttctatatgccaacaatgaaccatctgaaaaagaaatcaagagagtAAACCCATTTAGAatagttacaaataaaataaaatacctaggaattaatttaaccaaataattgaaagatctctataatgaaaaccacaaaacattgaTGCAGGAAATTGAAAAAGACAAGCaagaagtgaaaaaatatttcatgttcatggatttcaagaatcaatattgtgaaaatgttcatactacccaaatcaatctacatatttaatgcaattcctataaaaatacctaggatattcttcacaaaaatagtaaaaacaaccctaaaatgtatatggagccacaaaagacacagaatagccaaagccatcctaagcaaaaagaacaaaacgagaggaatcacattacctgactttaagttatactacagagttatagcaaccaaaatagcatggtacagacataaaatcagacaaaaatcGATGAGTAGAACAGAATGGAAAACCCAGATATAAATCCATGCAGCTAtagtgaattcatttttgacacAGGTGTCAAGAGTCTACATTAGGAAAaggagtctcttcaataaatggtgctgagaaaactgcaTATTTgtaaacagaagaatgaaaccatgtACTACTATCTCTTgttatatacagaaataaaatcaaaatgaagtaaccacttaaatataagacctcaaactatgaaactactaaaagaaaactttggggaaactctccagaacaTGTGACTGGACAAAGATTGTTtcagtaataccccacaagcacaggcaagcAAAGCAAAGATGTACAAAAAGGATCACAACAAGTTAGAAATATTCTCCACAGCAAACAGTAAACAAAGTGAAGATGCATCCCACAGAATTGGAGAATATATTTGCTAATTacctatctgacaagggattttatacaattttatacaattttattctAATATTATAAAACTAGAATATACAAGGGTATATAACAATAATGGCatagaaaaaatctaataatctgattaaaaatgggcaaaagatctgaatagacatttttcaaaacaagGCATACGATTGGCCAACAGGTATATcagaaggtgctcaacatcactgattagaGAATTGCAagtaaaaactacaatgagacttCTCATCCCAGTTATAACGGTTTTTATCCAAAAGTCCAGCAATAATGAATCAGGAAAAGTTTCCTTATCCCCATTGCAGGGCATGCGATGAGGGCGTCGCTCACTTCTTAAGTGCCCCGCTGCTCAGACCTCTAGGGGAGCACACAGACTGTCAGTCTGTGGGGCTTTAAGCCCACAGCAGTGTCTAGGAGTGAATTATAGCTGAAGTCCCAGTGGACGTATGTTACAGGGTTCTCTTTCAGTTTAGCTATCCATAGGTGGCTTGGGAtagtcagctcaattagacccctgCCTCATCGCAAGGatgagggctttctgtatcccagggttcttgccttggtgtactggaAGAATCGGATTACACGAGGGCTTGgcgaatgagtgcaaggttttactgagtggaagtagctctcactAGATGGGACAGCCAGAAGagagatggttttcccctggagtcaggccaCTCCGCGGCCCGGGCTCTCCTCCGACTGCCCCAACCAAACTCCACCTCATTCTCCTGGTCAATAGCTTGctggtgtgcctgtgtgtgtcatGTGCTCTTCCACTGGAATGCTCCCCTCGATGTCCTCTCAATGTCTAGCCACTTGTGTCTTCTTCTGCAGATGTGTCTCTCTCCATGTCCAGCCGCTtgtgtgtctgcctgctagggtcttGGGGGTTTtaataggcacaggatgggggcatggcaggccagggtggtcttggcaaatgcaacatttgggcaggaaagcAGAAATgactgtcctcacctaggtccgtgggCACAGGCCCAGgagtggagccctagccagggaccatgcCCTCCTCTaaccagcacttccctgccccgcTTCAGTACCAGTAACAAATGCAAGTGAGGATGTGGACAAAAGGGAACACTTgcatattgttggtgggaatgtaaattagtacagctgctatggagaacagtttggaggttcctccaaaaactacaaatagagcTATCgtctgatccagcaatcccattgcttgctatattcagaaaagaaaggaagtcagtatatcaaagagatagctgcactcccatgtttatggcagcactgttgactatagtacatatacacaatggagtactacttggccataaaagaaaatgagttaCAGTCATCTGCAGCACATGAACAAAAGTATAGGTCATTATGttcaatgaaataagccaggcacaaaagacaAACTGTATATTCTCATTATTTGTGGGGAAAATCAATACGATTGAATTCACGGAGACAGAGCATAGAgggatggttaccagaggatgggaAGGGTAGTGAGAGGGTGGGGAGAAAGTCGGGAGGGCTAAtgggtagaaaaaaatagaaacaatgggtaagacctagtatttgccaGGGCAATGGGATGataatagtgaaaaaataatttaattgaacatttaaagtaaataaaagggtataattggattgtttgtaacacatcAGATACATAATTGATGTAACGGATACCCCCATTTACCGTGTGGTAATTATTACGTatttcatgcctgtatcaaaatatctcatgtaagcCATAAAAATATACACCTATAATGTATCccccaaattaaaaattaaaattttaaaagccctaAATTTATGTAGGGGCTCATCAATTAATCTAAAtgctacatttattattttctgtgaagttgttaaatttttttggtaaatttattttaattgatattttggTATGATATAAGTTATATTTTGTTTACCATTTTTTTCATACTCTTTGCTCCTGCAAAAAAAGCAAGGTTCATTTTTGTATACTGATCTTTTATCTGACAAGCACGTGTACTGATTTATAGATTAGGGTGATTATctttaattctgattttttttcataaatagtcTAATAATCTGTTACTCATGGAAACACTATTTTCTACATTAACATCCTAACTGCTTTTATATCTGCTATATGTTACATCACTGGCTACTACCTTTATTAGACAATTGAATAGAAATTTGTGATACCAGGATTCTAGTTTGGTTTGGTTACTAATCTCAAAGCAGAAGTTTCAAATTTTCCCAGGTAAGTATAATACTTACCATcaagagttaaataaaattttacctaGTTTGCTAAcgttatcacattttaaaaaaccttttattttaggttaattTTAGATGTATGGAAAAATTATTAAGATAGTGCAAAAAGTTCCCAAATATTCCATATCATACCCACCATACATAGGACAATTTGTCACTGACGATGCTAATTTGATCACCATGGCAATGTAGATTGTTTTTAGCTTTCTTCAGGGTACAGTCACATTATTTTTCCCCTGTGTCATACTGACATCCTGAGAAGGACAGGGCAACCCAGGACCAACCAGTAGTCAAATGAGGCCTCTGAGGGAAAATTGCAGAGACACTCTGCCCACAAAGAGGAGGATCCACAGAATCCAGCTTCCCCACTGCTGTCAGCCATGGGAGGCCCTGGAGCATGGTGGCCCACTGTGGCATCCCCCTGACTTCTTAGATGGTAGAAAGAGGAGAAGGCTGTGCTCAGGTGAGTCTCACTTCGGATCATGAGAGGGGAAGGGACTCAGGCCCTTCCAGGCATCCCCAGGATGACATAGAGGAAAGACTGGTGAGACATCCCTCCCAAGAAACAGAAGGACACACAAAATCAGCCCCTGTTTTCACCCCTGAGAGGCCTCGGGCAGGGCCCTCAGGCAGGGATGCTAGGGCTCTTCACTTCCTCTTGGTTTGGGGTCTCATGGAAACGGGAACCTTGATCTGAAGACCATGGTCTCTGGACAGCAGGGGAAGGGACTCTGAGGCCCTGTCAGGGATAATAATTGCAggaagacagagtcttgtccaTGCCATTTCAGACACAGGGCACCGGAGCCCTACCATGGGCTTTGCAGGCCCTATGCCACTGTGGGTGGATGGGATTCTCCCTCTCTTCTACCTTGCTGGTCTCAGGGATGGGAGGGGCTTATTCGGAGGTGAAAGACTCAGATGCACAGAGGCAGGGAGCCCAGGCAGTTTCAGGCTGTGCCTCCCAGGAGGGCAGGAAGGGAACACCCATGACTGGTAGTGCCACCAACCTGTCCCTGTGCCTGCTGCCAGCTCTGGAGGAGCCCATCAGGGTCCCcagatttacaactttctgaCTTCCATTTTGGGAGTCAGCCAGAGGGGAGATTTTCTCTGAGGAGGGCAGCGTCAGTTAAACAGAGAGAGTAGGCCCTCGGAGGCCATACCCCACTGTGGATGGATGTGAGTCCACCTCTCTTGCACCGTGCAGGTCTCAGGGATGGGAGGTGCTTATTCGGGGGTGAAAGACTCAGATGCACAAGGTCAGGCATCCCAGGCAGTTTCAGGAGTCCAGGCACAGCCTCtcaagaaggcaggaagggaacACCCATGACTGATAGTGCTCCCTGTCCTGTCCCTGTGCCTGCTGCCAGCTCTGGAGAAGCCCATCAGGGTCCCCAGATGTACAACTTTCTAACTTCCAGTTTGGAAGCCTGCCAGAGGGGAAGTTTTCTCTGAGGAGGGCAGTTTCAGTTAAGCAGAGAGAGGAGCCCCAGGACTGGCCACTCAACAAGAAGAGAACTCTATGAAAGGACAGTGACCTCCCAACATGGAGGGGAGACCCAGATCACGCCCAGTCACAATCTGCTGTAACACCTGGAGAAAGGAGGTGACCGGGAGAGAGCAAGGAGGTGGGAAGAAAGAGGTGGGCAGGGGCGTGAGAAGGAAAAGGTGGAGGGGGACCATAAGGTAAGCAGGAAGGGCTGGAAGGAGGCAGGGAATTGGGCAGGAAGAAGTGGGCCAGTCACGTGGAGGTGGATAGGAAGAAGTGGAAGGGGTTGGGGAAGTGGGCAGGAATGGGTGGAAGGGGGTGAAGAGGTGAGCCATAATGGGTGGAATGGGTAGGGAGGTGGgtaggaaagggtgggaaggagtGGGGAGATGGACAGGAACTGGTAGAAGGGGGCAGAAGGTAAACAGTAATGGGTGCAATGGAGTAGGGACGTGGGCAAGAAAAAGTGGATGGAGGTGGAGAGGAGGGCAGGAAAGGGGGGAAAGGGTGGAGAGGTGGGGGTGGATCCTCCGCAGAGAGGAGGCCCCCCTCCCTGATGCTGGGTGTATAGCACTCTACACCCAGGAGAATGGCTGACATCTAAAACACTGAAACATCAAATGTTGACATGCATGTTGACCAACAGGAACTTTCAGTCGTTGTTAGTGGGATAGACCCGGAGGAATCATGAAAGCatattgctaaatgaaagaagaaaatctaaaaaggCTTCCTAGCATACCACATTCTGGAACAGGCAAggatgaatacactaaaaacattactggtttccaggggctgagggttggggttggggtaaGGGGGATTGATTAATTAGGTGGAACACAGAGGAGCTCTAAGATGGTGAAACAATTCTGTGTGATAACACAATGATGAATACTTGCCATTACACCCTTATCAAAATTTATAGTATCCTCAGCATTAAGAGTGAGTTCTGATGTAAACGATGGACTTAAGAATGAGGTACCAATACAGGTCCATCAGTTGTAGCAAACATGtcataataatacaaaatgtaaataaaaagatagactgtgtgtgtgtgtgcagtaaaCATGCAGGGCGGGTGGTGTAGACATGTAGGAACTCTAATTCTGATGaagtttctctttgtatttttgaaTTAACAATGCTCTAAAAATGAagtttattcatctataaaaagatgcaaatgatttgaatagacacttTACAAAAGGGAATATAGCAAacgaaaaaaaaagcatataaaaagatgacCAATGTCATGTCATTAAGAAgatacaaacaaaaaccaaagaaggTTCCAATACATGCTTATGAGAATGGCTAAAACCTGAAAATCTAAAATACTAAATGTAAGAGAAGATATAGAATAACAGAAATTCTCATTCCTTGCTAGTTGTGATAAAAAATAGTACAGGCACACTTTTAAGTCAGTATTTTATGAAGTTAATCATATGACAAATTGGAAAAGTTAAAATTACAGGAACTGAAAACAGAAGAGAGTTGCTAGGAGCTTTGTAGAGTGCAGTGATTGACATCAAACGGGATGCACAGGAGAATTGTAGGCAGGTGGAACCGGTCAGTATGATACTTGATTTGTAGATATGGGACTCCATGCATTTTCCAAAATACATATAACTTCACATTCTAGTTAAACCTGATGTGtgtatttaaaactttaatcacgtattgtttttttaaagggtCACGGGTTGCTGAAAAGACTGATTTTTGTTCAGGGACTAGAATAGGAAAAGAAGCAACAATAAGGAAGCCTTTAACACAGGCTATGGGAGAGATGATATTAACTTCACTCACAGCAGTAAAGTAGAAAAACTTGGAATGGAATTTAGAAGTTGAAGGAACAAATGTTGCCGTCTGGACAGGAGAAGGAAGGAGTATAGGCTCTTTTAGAAGTAATACCTTGAGAAAGACAGAGGGGCCTTCCCACCCCATTTCAGAGGGCAGTGGAGGCCTGCCTTAGGGCCAGGAGGCCCTATCCCACTGTGGGTGGATGTGATTCTACTTCTCTTCCACCTTGCAGGTCTCGGGGATGGGAGGGGCTTATTCGCAGGTGAAAGACTCAGATGCACAGAGACAGGGAGTCCAGGCCATTTCAGGAGTCCAGGCACAGCCTCTCAGGAGGGCAGGAAGGGAACACCCATGACCGGTAGTGCCCTCTGTCCTGTCCCTGTGCCTGCTGCCAACTCTGGAGGACCCCATCAGGGTCCCCAGATGTACAATTTTCTTACTTCCATTTTGGGAGTCAGCAGAAGGGGAGGCTGTCTCTGAGGAGGGCAGCTTCAGTTAAGCCAAGAGAGAAGTCCCAGAACTGGCCAGAAAACAAGAAGAGATGTGGAAGGACGGTGACCTCCCAACACGGAGGGGAGGTGCAGGCTGCACCAAGTCGCTCCCTGCTGACACCCCTGGAAAAAGGAGGGTGGGATGTCAAGGACTGGGGAGGTGGGAGTGAAAAGGTCCACAAGGTTTAGGGAGTGAGCAGGAAGGGTTGGAGGGCAGCTGGGATGTGGGAAGGAAGGGATGGAAAAGAAGCGGAGAGGTGGGGAGTGGTTCCTCCTCGGAGTGGAGGCCCCGCCCCACGTTGACGCTGCCGTCAGCCCTGGACCACCACGGCCGGGTTCCCGGATGTGCTTTCCAGACGGCCATCTTGGGAATCTAAAGGATCGGAGGCATTTTGCAAGGAGATTCGAATCAAGTCAGGCGCGGGGAGTCTTAGACCTGGCCAGTCCACAAGGTGAGGGCCCTGAGGAAGAACTGAGGGACCTCCCACCATAGAGAGATGAAATCCCGGCCTGCGCTGCCGCTGCCGTGGGACTGGTAGGTCCCAGACAGGAAAATGCCCACAGAAGAAGGGAGGAGATGCCGGCCCTCTAGGGAATAAATAGGAAGACATTGAGGAGGACTGGGGGAACTCCCATCTCAGAGGACAGATTCCCACAGATTCCCACCCTGCTCCTCGAGAATCAGCCCTCGTAGAACTCCCCTGCCAGCTAAGGCTGAGTGGCAGCCATCTCATTTCTGGGTGAGGGgtggtggggaggcagaggcctTGTTCTGGGGGTCCCGTGGCAAGTCAGCACGGGGAGCTGCCTCTGGTTGGCAGAGGGAAGATTCCCAGGCCCTGCTGGTGATAAGACAGAAGACAGGAGTCACATGTGCATCAGAACGGACGTGAGGCCACCCAGACCGCCTCCATGGTAGAGTGCTGGGAGGTGGCTGCCACTGCACTACCTCCCACTGCTCTCAGGGATGTGGAGGTTGCTAGGAGGTTTTGCCTTAGGCCAGCAGAGTGGTGGGGGCTTGACCCTCTCTGAGAAGCCGTGAGGTTTCCAATTAAATTCTGAGGGGGCCATGCAGTCCAGAACTATGGGGCTCTGGGATTCTGGCCAGCCCCAGCTGTCAGTCCTGGGAGGCCCAAGACTCTACTTGTAGTCTTTAACCTGAGGGGCTCCGTCACTTCCTCTTGCAGGTGCTCCAGGAACCAGGTGGTGACAAACTGGGTGTGAGGCACACATCCTAAAGTCAGCATAGCAGAGGAGGCCCAGGCAGTGCCAGGAGTCAAGGTGAGTGCACATCCTGACTGTGTACCAAGGGCCCTACTCCCAGAAACAGAGGAGACCCCACAGTACCCGGCCGTACCCACCTACTGTTATTCCTGGGGTCTCAGGCTCTGCCTGCCAGCTGTGCCCTGAGGTGTGTTCCCACATCCTCCTGCAGGTTGCCAGCAGACAAACTCCCTAGGAAGACAGGAGACCTGTGAGGCCCTAGAGCACCACCTTAAGAGAAGAAGAGCTCTAAGTTGGCCTTTGTCAGAGCCATCATGGGTGAGTTTCTCAGCTGAGGCCATTCACACTGTCATTCTCTTCCACAGGCCTGTTAGATCTCATCATCCATATTCCTGTTGATACCTTTACCTGCTGCTCCTGAAGAAGTCGTTATGCCTCCCATTCCGGGCGTTCCATTCCACAACGTTGACGACGACTCCCCGGCCTCAGTTGAGTCAGAAGACTGGGTAGATGCACAGGATCCcacagatgaggaagaggaggaagcctCCTCCATTTCCTCTTCCACTTTCTACTTAGTATtttccccctcttccttctcctcatccTCTTCTCTGATTCTTGGTGGTCCTGAGGAGGTGGTGCCATCTGATGTGATACCACGTCTTCCCGAGAGCACTCCCAGTAGTCCTCCACAGAGTCCTCCACAGGGTCCTTCCCAGAGTCCTCAGAGCTCCTGTTGCTCCTCTTTTTCATGGAGCTCATTCAGTGAAGAGTCCAGCAGCCAGAAAGAGGAGGATACAAGTACCTGTCAGGGCCTGCCAGACAGTGAGTCCTCTTTCACACATACACTAGATGAAAAGGTGGCCGAGTTAGTGGCGTTCCTGCTCCTCAGATACAAAGCAGAGGAGCCTGTAACAGAGGCAGAGATGCTGATGATTGTCATTAAGTACAAAGACTACTTTCCTGTGATACTCAAGAGAGCCCGTGAGTTCATGGAGCTTCTTTTTGGCCTTGCCCTGATAGAAGTGGGCCCTGACCACTTTTCTGTGTTTGCAAACACAGTAGACCTCACTGATGAGGGTAGTGATGACGAGGGCATGCCGGAGAACAGCCTCCTGATTATTATTCTGAGTGTGATCTTCATAAAGGGCAGCTTTGCCTCTGAGGAGGTCATCTGGGAAGTGCTGAATGCAATAGGGGTGTATGCTGGGAGGGAGCACTTCATCTATGGGGAGCCCAGGGAGCTCCTCACTAAAGTTTGGGTGCAGGGGCAATACCTGGAGTGTCGGGAGGTGCCAAACAGTTCTCCTCCGTATTATGAATTCCTGTGGGGTCCGAGAGCCCATTCAGAAAGCATCAAGAGGAAAGTACTAGAGTTTTTAGCCAAGCTGAACAACACTGTCCCTAGTTCCTTTCCATCCTGGTACAAGGATGCTTTGAAAGATGTGGAAGAGAGAGCCCAGGCCATGACTGATACCACAGATGATGCCACTGTCATGGCCACTGAAAGCCTCAGTGTCATGTCCAGCAACCTCCCCTTTTCTGAGTGAAGTCTAGGATAGTTTCTTCGCTCTGTGTTTGAACAAGGCAGTTTAGGTTCTAGGTAGTGGAGGGCCAGGTGGGGCTCGAGGAACATAATGTTCTTTGCATTTCTGTCCCGTATGGGTGATGTGGAGATTTACCTGTTTTTCAGTACTTTTTGAATGCTTTTCCTTTGAATAGCAGGTAGTTAGCTTCAGAGCATTAATTTATGAATATTGGTCATATATATATTGCTGTTTATCTGGTTTAAGAGTAACAGtttgatattttgtttaaaaaaaatggaaataccttctcCCTTATTTTGTGATCAGTAACAGGGTAGTGTGGTATTgtaataggcttttttttttttttttaacaatacacAATAACTCAGCTGTTAAATAGTGGGACAACATGAAGGATGGTCAAGATTTTCATTTCC
This genomic stretch from Chlorocebus sabaeus isolate Y175 chromosome X, mChlSab1.0.hap1, whole genome shotgun sequence harbors:
- the MAGEC2 gene encoding melanoma-associated antigen C2, yielding MPPIPGVPFHNVDDDSPASVESEDWVDAQDPTDEEEEEASSISSSTFYLVFSPSSFSSSSSLILGGPEEVVPSDVIPRLPESTPSSPPQSPPQGPSQSPQSSCCSSFSWSSFSEESSSQKEEDTSTCQGLPDSESSFTHTLDEKVAELVAFLLLRYKAEEPVTEAEMLMIVIKYKDYFPVILKRAREFMELLFGLALIEVGPDHFSVFANTVDLTDEGSDDEGMPENSLLIIILSVIFIKGSFASEEVIWEVLNAIGVYAGREHFIYGEPRELLTKVWVQGQYLECREVPNSSPPYYEFLWGPRAHSESIKRKVLEFLAKLNNTVPSSFPSWYKDALKDVEERAQAMTDTTDDATVMATESLSVMSSNLPFSE